A window from Peromyscus eremicus chromosome 1, PerEre_H2_v1, whole genome shotgun sequence encodes these proteins:
- the Znf296 gene encoding zinc finger protein 296 encodes MSRRKAGCVPRRVDPEPDKDDMETPELVIDVKPEHDAGALARGLWSPKDVYMPRLLGAERCLGTDPRPLGARSPCAPWIPLSPEPSDRQPWTDKHPDLLTCGRCLQTFPLEAIISFMDHKKLGCQLLQGVGPISESKELKTLSCLRCGRQFSEAWKLLRHAQWDHGLSIYQTESETPESPLLGLAEVAAAVSAVAVVAPVEDKPPPVSSAARRSPTCLVCKKTLSSFSNLKVHMRSHTGERPYACDQCPYACAQSSKLNRHKKTHKQQTSGSPCTPATSRGVSPAAPPEPADHAAVPASTLPLEEVEKAGAAATAGIQEPGAPGSGAQAGPGVVDWGPKLTVGKAQRTDPVKSEKTTTRKTPKSTGKSRRPGSSCEFCGRYFANSSNLVVHRRKHTGERPYACDQCPYACAQSSKLNRHRRMHGLGPGSTRYECPHCCVPFGLRATLDKHLWQSHPEMA; translated from the exons ATGTCCCGCCGCAAGGCCGGCTGCGTGCCGCGCCGTGTAGACCCGGAGCCCGACAAAGACGACATGGAGACGCCCGAGCTCGTCATTGATGTGAAGCCAGAGCACGACGCGGGGGCCTTGGCCCGGGGGCTCTGGTCCCCGAAGGACGTGTACATGCCGAGGCTCCTCGGTGCCGAGCGTTGCCTCGGCACCGACCCGCGCCCCCTCGGCGCACGCAGCCCGTGTGCCCCGTGGATACCGCTGAGCCCCGAACCTTCCG ACCGCCAGCCCTGGACCGACAAGCACCCAGATCTGTTGACCTGCGGCCGCTGCCTGCAGACTTTCCCATTAGAGGCCATCATCTCTTTCATGGACCACAAGAAACTGGGCTGTCAGCTCCTCCAAGGCGTCGGCCCCATTTCAG AATCCAAGGAGCTGAAGACTCTGAGTTGCCTGCGATGTGGCAGACAGTTCAGTGAAGCCTGGAAGCTGCTACGCCATGCCCAGTGGGATCATGGGCTATCCATCTACCAGACCGAATCGGAGACCCCGGAGTCCCCACTGCTGGGCCTGGCTGAGGTAGCTGCGGCCGTATCGGCAGTGGCAGTGGTAGCACCAGTTGAGGATAAGCCCCCCCCAGTGAGCAGTGCTGCCCGGCGAAGCCCCACCTGCCTGGTGTGCAAGAAGACCCTCAGCTCCTTCAGCAACCTCAAGGTCCATATGCGTTCCCACACTGGTGAGCGGCCCTACGCCTGTGACCAGTGTCCCTACGCCTGTGCTCAGAGCAGCAAGCTCAACAGACACAAGAAGACCCACAAGCAGCAGACATCCGGGAGCCCCTGCACCCCTGCCACCAGCAGGGGTGTCTCCCCGGCAGCCCCTCCAGAGCCAGCTGACCACGCAGCTGTTCCAGCCAGCACCCTCCCACTCGAGGAGGTGGAGAAGGCTGGAGCTGCAGCCACAGCAGGAATCCAGGAACccggggcccctggcagtggagcTCAAGCAGGCCCAGGTGTTGTTGACTGGGGACCAAAGTTGACTGTGGGCAAAGCACAAAGGACTGACCCTGTAAAGAGTGAGAAGACAACAACCAGGAAGACCCCCAAGTCGACCGGCAAGAGCCGCAGGCCTGGGAGCAGCTGTGAGTTCTGCGGGAGGTACTTTGCCAACAGCAGCAACCTGGTAGTACACCGGCGTAAACACACTGGGGAGCGGCCCTACGCCTGTGACCAGTGTCCTTATGCCTGTGCCCAAAGCAGCAAGCTCAACCGCCACCGCCGCATGCATGGTCTGGGGCCCGGCAGCACCCGCTATGAGTGCCCACACTGCTGTGTGCCATTTGGCCTACGGGCCACACTGGACAAGCACCTGTGGCAGAGCCACCCAGAGATGGCCTGA